The following is a genomic window from Streptomyces sp. NBC_01381.
GCGGGAGCTGCGCGAGGAGCTCGGCGTCGCAGCCGAGCCGGTGGCCCGGGTGCCCGGCCAGTGGCCGCTCAAGCCCGGCTATGTCCTGTGGGTGTGGACCGCGAAGCTCCTGTCGGGGGACCCGGAGCCGCTGGAGGACCACGATGAGCTGCGGTGGCTCGCGCCGGACGAGATCTGGTCGGTGGACTGGCTGGACGCGGACGTGCCCGCCGTCACCGCCCTCGGTCACCTTCGCTGACGGAGTTCGAGGCTTCATTTGACGGAGTTTCGAGGCCTCATTTGGCGGAGTTCAATGAGGGGCGTGCGCGCCTGCATCGCAAGGACCTTGAGCCACACGTACGCCGTTCGTGCCACAGCGCGCCCCGGTAAGCGGTAATTCCGCCGGGATATCGGGTATGTGCCCATTAACCCCATGAAACCGGACAGGGTCCGCTGCTGCTGGTCTGGAAGTGATCGGCGTGATCGACACCGAAGGCGACTGCGCCGAGTGGAGTTTTCCCGCGGACCCCGGAGCCGTGCGCACGGCCCGGGCCGTCGTCCGTGCACAGCTCCGCGACTGGGGCCTCGCCTCCCTCGGTGACATCACCGCCCTGCTCGTGAGCGAGCTGGTCACCAACTCCCTGCGCCATGCCTCGGGCCCCATCGGCGTACGCCTCGTACGCCCCGCCGACCCCGTGGGCGCCCTCCTCGTAGAGGTCTCCGATCCGCTCCCCGACCCCCCTCGGGAACGTGCCGCGGCCCTTGATGACGAGGGTGGCCGGGGGATCCAATT
Proteins encoded in this region:
- a CDS encoding (deoxy)nucleoside triphosphate pyrophosphohydrolase translates to MTDRIVVGAALYDDGRLLAARRSAPPELAGRWELPGGKVEPGEHPEEALVRELREELGVAAEPVARVPGQWPLKPGYVLWVWTAKLLSGDPEPLEDHDELRWLAPDEIWSVDWLDADVPAVTALGHLR
- a CDS encoding ATP-binding protein — translated: MIGVIDTEGDCAEWSFPADPGAVRTARAVVRAQLRDWGLASLGDITALLVSELVTNSLRHASGPIGVRLVRPADPVGALLVEVSDPLPDPPRERAAALDDEGGRGIQLVAHSSRRWGTRPGRTGKTGKTVWFELVLPG